In the Carboxydothermus hydrogenoformans Z-2901 genome, one interval contains:
- a CDS encoding amidohydrolase — MVNELTILIKNTTVLDLNKFAAVENDILIEGNKISKIGVDIEVNDKENLKIIDGSNKVALPGLINGHTHVAMTLFRGASDDLPLMDWLNNVIWPSESRLTGEDVYWGSLLGIVEMIKSGTTTFCDMYFFMDEVAHAVEQSGIRAILSRGMVALDPENGEKGLKESIDFIEKWQGKANGRITTALAPHAPYTCPPEFLKDVIWEAKRLNVPINIHISETLDEISIIKERYGTTPVRHLESLGLFEVKTIGAHLVHVDDEEIQILKRYQVGAIHNPQSNMKLASGIAPVAKMLEAGVLVGLGTDGAASNNDLDMIEELRAASYLQKVSSMNPEALNAKTSIAMATSLGARALGLTEVGLLKEGYKADIILLNTNETNFYPRHNIFNLIAYSAKGADVDTVIVDGEIIMEKRQLTRLDEEKIKFEANKRGLKLVAG; from the coding sequence ATGGTGAATGAATTGACAATCCTAATAAAAAATACTACGGTTTTAGACTTAAATAAGTTTGCAGCGGTTGAAAACGATATTTTAATTGAAGGAAACAAGATTTCGAAAATTGGTGTTGATATTGAGGTAAATGATAAAGAGAACTTAAAAATAATTGACGGTAGCAATAAAGTAGCTTTACCGGGTTTAATTAATGGTCATACGCATGTAGCCATGACCTTATTTCGGGGAGCATCCGATGACCTTCCTTTAATGGACTGGTTAAATAATGTTATTTGGCCCAGTGAAAGCCGCTTAACCGGCGAAGATGTTTACTGGGGAAGTCTCCTGGGAATAGTGGAAATGATTAAGAGCGGAACTACTACATTTTGCGACATGTACTTTTTCATGGATGAAGTTGCTCATGCTGTTGAACAAAGCGGTATTCGGGCTATATTAAGCCGTGGCATGGTTGCTTTAGATCCGGAAAACGGCGAAAAGGGACTTAAGGAAAGTATAGATTTTATTGAAAAGTGGCAGGGGAAGGCAAATGGTCGGATAACTACCGCATTGGCACCTCATGCTCCCTATACCTGTCCTCCAGAATTTTTAAAGGATGTAATTTGGGAAGCAAAAAGATTAAATGTTCCGATAAACATCCATATTAGCGAAACTTTAGATGAAATAAGTATTATCAAGGAAAGATATGGAACAACGCCGGTCAGACATTTAGAAAGCTTAGGCTTATTTGAGGTAAAAACCATAGGTGCCCATTTAGTACATGTCGATGACGAGGAAATTCAGATTCTCAAACGTTATCAAGTCGGTGCCATTCATAACCCCCAAAGCAACATGAAATTAGCATCGGGAATTGCTCCGGTGGCAAAAATGTTAGAAGCCGGGGTCTTAGTAGGATTGGGCACCGATGGGGCTGCAAGTAACAATGACCTGGACATGATTGAAGAATTACGTGCGGCTTCTTACTTACAAAAAGTAAGCAGCATGAATCCAGAAGCTTTAAACGCCAAAACCTCTATCGCAATGGCAACGAGTTTGGGTGCCAGAGCCCTGGGGTTAACGGAAGTTGGATTACTTAAGGAAGGATATAAAGCCGATATAATTTTGCTTAATACCAATGAAACCAATTTTTATCCCAGACACAACATTTTTAACTTAATTGCTTATTCGGCCAAAGGAGCCGATGTGGACACGGTAATTGTCGATGGGGAAATTATCATGGAAAAGAGACAGCTAACACGCCTTGATGAGGAAAAAATTAAATTTGAAGCAAATAAACGCGGATTAAAATTAGTTGCGGGGTAG
- the ftsY gene encoding signal recognition particle-docking protein FtsY produces MGFFDRLKESLIKTKQNIVAKIEDVFKKSTVDEELFEKLEEILIEGDVGVKPSLELVEKLRKTARERRITDSEQLKQVLKEEILKILEAGDNKLKNVPRTPLVILVVGVNGVGKTTTIGKLAYYFKQQGKQVLLAAGDTFRAAAIEQLEIWGNKVGCPVIKQKEGSDPAAVAFDAVKAAIARKIDVLIIDTAGRLHTKTNLMEELRKVKRVIERELPGAPDEVLLVLDATTGQNALSQVEYFNKALDLTGLVLTKLDGTAKGGVIIGIKSSYQIPIKFIGVGEKMDDLRPFDPQEFVEALFSS; encoded by the coding sequence TTGGGATTTTTTGACCGTTTAAAAGAGAGTTTAATAAAAACCAAGCAAAACATCGTAGCTAAAATTGAGGATGTCTTCAAAAAGTCGACGGTCGATGAGGAGCTTTTTGAAAAACTGGAAGAAATATTGATTGAAGGTGACGTGGGTGTTAAACCAAGTCTTGAGCTGGTGGAAAAGCTAAGAAAAACGGCAAGAGAACGACGGATTACCGATAGTGAGCAATTAAAGCAGGTGTTAAAAGAAGAAATCTTAAAAATTTTAGAAGCGGGAGACAATAAACTGAAGAATGTCCCAAGAACGCCCCTGGTAATATTGGTAGTAGGGGTAAATGGTGTAGGTAAAACTACCACTATCGGGAAATTAGCTTACTACTTCAAGCAACAAGGAAAGCAGGTATTGTTAGCAGCTGGCGATACTTTTAGGGCTGCTGCCATAGAGCAATTGGAAATCTGGGGTAATAAAGTAGGATGTCCGGTGATAAAACAAAAAGAAGGTTCGGACCCGGCAGCGGTGGCTTTTGATGCAGTTAAGGCGGCCATTGCCCGAAAAATAGATGTATTAATTATTGATACCGCTGGTAGGCTTCATACAAAAACAAACTTAATGGAAGAACTAAGAAAAGTAAAAAGAGTAATAGAAAGGGAGTTACCGGGGGCTCCTGATGAAGTTTTATTAGTTTTGGATGCCACTACCGGACAGAATGCTTTAAGTCAAGTGGAGTATTTTAATAAAGCCCTGGATTTGACCGGGTTGGTTTTAACAAAACTGGATGGAACAGCTAAAGGCGGTGTAATTATAGGGATTAAAAGTAGTTATCAAATTCCAATAAAATTTATTGGGGTTGGGGAAAAAATGGATGATTTAAGACCCTTTGACCCCCAAGAATTTGTTGAAGCGTTATTTTCATCTTAA
- the smc gene encoding chromosome segregation protein SMC: protein MLKKVVIQGFKSFAEKTEITFEPSITGIVGPNGSGKSNVAEAIRWALGETKTKILRSERQQDVIFTGSQGRKPVGMAEVTLILDNSNKHFPLPYAEIAITRRFFRSGESEFYINKSPCRLKDIHELLVDTGLGKHGYAIIGQGQVDEILFSSPEEKRSYLEEAAGINRFRMRELEAKKKLLETQNGITRLNDLTNELTNQLQAKEQDVIKAKTYLTLKEKLTFKAKNYYGIKIKNLLDKVRENEEKITLLHNLIEKNQDQVNRLEASFAKILSEEGKLGLFSDNLQKIVLNLESCLEKLDNVKKYQQEEENRLWLELKSLKEQIKANGRKLVEINQELNSYQRQVKDLKAKEREIIGNLKVQKQKLGINEEKLLELKKSLENCKDEQFELNFREVSLRNEINFISDSLTRLTNDSLKIEKDIYELNREIGEIENTLRSLNDFKKENLRKREVLKNKRKKLEEELNLLAKNILILQNEKRVLEKKYNENITRLQILTKLEESYEGYGKDVKNLFEAKKSGLLPNPDNIIGTVGEFLEVDERYRLAVETALGAGIKNVIVKSSRDLEGIIRYLKLKNLGRITFLALDLLETESLKGDFSNLTDSDGFIGTALDLISFPQELSKAYESLLGKVLVGKDYQSCLIIAKKTKHRYKVVSLEGELLLPGGIIIGGSFNQTVSVLQRKNEIKLLQKQVDELLQKNNEVEEALSAFLKKQEDIDATIKLTGEKLSDIEAQLTEADLKEQNIKDKRNLIESRLIELKGQLDKNNREKKNLLVEKENREQQINNIISLKKKLEEKIAFLEKEISRINDLIYENQNYYQELTLQQVQLEKALENIFNLINEKSLQKKELFERQKVSAKKALEFKNKILNLKKDFLTLERKIAAHGDLLSVSKKYFETVKNKHEELKDKLSEMQTTLTKTQKLIQKHFAEISRLETEQRNLLQEINRLKLLLNEKYDIVLGDEEVLKLEPVYIEEREIEELYNQIQGLGPVNLFVIDEVKRLEERINFLNQQRNDLNEAKEQLEKLLSQLTEEMEQRFNEFLKLLNEEYDLVFKELFGGGRAALEKVVGEDQKEGIEIIVELPGKKRQPLGLLSGGERALASIALLFALFNLKPSPFCVLDEIDAALDEANVQRFAAYLKKIGERNQVILITHRRGSMEVCAKLIGISMQDGCSKVLSLPMENIKAG, encoded by the coding sequence GTGTTAAAAAAAGTAGTTATCCAGGGTTTTAAATCCTTTGCGGAAAAAACGGAAATAACTTTTGAACCTTCGATAACGGGTATCGTGGGACCAAACGGTAGCGGTAAAAGTAACGTTGCGGAAGCAATTCGCTGGGCTTTGGGAGAAACAAAAACAAAGATTTTACGTTCTGAGCGACAGCAGGATGTAATCTTTACCGGTTCGCAGGGAAGAAAACCGGTAGGAATGGCTGAGGTAACATTAATTTTAGACAACAGTAATAAGCATTTTCCCTTGCCTTACGCTGAGATAGCAATTACGCGGCGCTTTTTTCGTTCGGGAGAAAGTGAATTTTACATAAATAAATCTCCCTGCCGACTTAAAGACATTCATGAGTTATTGGTGGATACTGGGCTTGGGAAGCATGGCTATGCCATTATCGGTCAGGGCCAGGTGGATGAGATTCTGTTTTCGTCACCGGAAGAAAAAAGAAGCTATCTGGAAGAGGCTGCAGGAATTAACCGCTTTCGGATGCGGGAGTTGGAAGCGAAGAAAAAGCTGTTGGAAACTCAGAACGGGATTACCAGGCTTAATGACCTGACCAACGAGTTAACTAACCAATTACAGGCTAAAGAACAGGATGTTATTAAAGCAAAAACGTATTTAACATTAAAAGAAAAACTTACCTTTAAAGCTAAAAATTATTATGGAATAAAAATAAAAAATTTACTGGATAAAGTTCGGGAAAACGAAGAAAAAATCACCCTGTTACATAATCTTATTGAAAAGAATCAGGACCAGGTTAACCGCCTGGAAGCAAGTTTTGCAAAGATTCTTTCCGAGGAAGGAAAGTTAGGTCTTTTTTCTGATAACCTGCAGAAAATTGTTTTAAATTTAGAAAGCTGTTTAGAGAAACTTGACAACGTCAAAAAATATCAACAAGAAGAAGAAAATCGCCTCTGGTTGGAGCTTAAAAGCTTAAAAGAACAGATTAAAGCAAATGGCAGGAAACTTGTTGAAATAAATCAAGAATTAAATTCGTACCAAAGACAAGTAAAGGATTTAAAAGCCAAAGAAAGGGAGATTATCGGAAATCTTAAAGTGCAGAAGCAAAAGCTTGGGATAAACGAAGAGAAACTTTTGGAATTAAAGAAGAGCTTGGAAAATTGTAAAGATGAACAATTTGAGTTAAATTTTCGTGAAGTGTCGTTAAGGAATGAAATTAATTTTATTTCTGACTCCTTAACAAGGTTAACTAACGATTCTTTAAAGATTGAAAAAGATATATATGAACTAAATAGAGAAATTGGTGAAATAGAAAATACTCTGAGAAGCTTAAACGATTTTAAAAAGGAAAATCTGAGAAAGCGGGAAGTGTTAAAAAATAAACGAAAGAAACTGGAAGAAGAATTGAATTTATTAGCCAAAAATATTTTAATCCTGCAAAACGAAAAAAGGGTTTTGGAAAAAAAATATAATGAAAATATTACCCGCTTACAAATATTAACTAAGCTTGAAGAGAGTTATGAAGGTTACGGAAAAGACGTAAAAAATTTATTTGAGGCAAAAAAAAGTGGCTTACTGCCTAATCCGGATAATATCATAGGAACTGTTGGGGAGTTTTTAGAAGTTGATGAAAGATATCGATTAGCGGTTGAAACTGCTTTGGGTGCGGGGATAAAAAATGTTATTGTGAAAAGTTCTCGGGATTTAGAAGGTATTATAAGATATTTAAAATTAAAAAATCTCGGCAGAATAACCTTTTTGGCCCTTGATTTGCTGGAAACGGAAAGTTTAAAAGGTGACTTCAGCAATTTAACGGATAGTGATGGTTTTATAGGTACTGCCCTTGATTTAATTTCGTTTCCCCAGGAGCTTTCTAAAGCTTACGAAAGCCTTTTAGGTAAAGTTCTGGTAGGAAAGGATTATCAATCCTGCTTAATCATTGCGAAAAAGACCAAACATCGTTATAAAGTAGTGAGTCTTGAGGGAGAATTGCTGCTCCCTGGTGGAATTATTATTGGTGGTAGTTTTAATCAAACTGTCTCGGTTTTACAAAGAAAAAATGAAATAAAGTTACTTCAAAAGCAAGTTGATGAGCTTTTACAAAAGAATAATGAAGTGGAAGAGGCATTAAGTGCATTTTTAAAAAAACAGGAGGATATTGACGCAACAATAAAATTAACTGGAGAAAAGCTGAGTGACATAGAAGCCCAGCTAACTGAGGCCGATTTAAAAGAACAAAATATCAAAGATAAAAGGAATTTAATAGAAAGTAGGTTAATTGAGCTAAAAGGGCAGTTAGATAAAAATAATAGGGAAAAGAAAAATTTGTTAGTGGAAAAAGAAAATAGGGAACAACAAATCAACAATATTATTTCTCTTAAGAAAAAATTAGAGGAAAAGATTGCTTTTCTTGAAAAGGAAATATCCAGAATCAATGATTTAATATATGAAAATCAAAATTACTATCAAGAACTAACGTTACAGCAGGTTCAATTAGAAAAGGCGCTGGAAAATATTTTTAACCTTATAAATGAAAAAAGTCTCCAAAAAAAAGAACTCTTTGAAAGACAGAAGGTCAGTGCTAAAAAAGCCTTAGAGTTTAAAAATAAAATTTTAAATCTTAAAAAAGATTTTTTAACTTTAGAGCGCAAGATAGCGGCCCATGGGGATTTACTTTCTGTGAGTAAAAAATATTTTGAAACTGTTAAAAATAAGCATGAGGAGTTAAAGGATAAACTTTCGGAAATGCAAACGACTCTGACAAAAACCCAAAAACTAATACAAAAACATTTTGCCGAGATTTCGCGTTTAGAAACGGAACAGCGCAACCTTTTACAGGAAATCAACAGGTTAAAGTTGTTATTGAATGAAAAATACGATATAGTGTTGGGAGATGAGGAAGTATTAAAATTAGAACCGGTTTATATTGAGGAAAGGGAAATTGAAGAGCTTTACAATCAAATTCAGGGGTTGGGCCCGGTAAATCTTTTTGTAATTGATGAAGTTAAGCGATTGGAAGAACGCATTAATTTTTTAAATCAGCAAAGAAATGATCTTAATGAGGCTAAAGAACAATTAGAAAAACTTTTAAGCCAATTAACCGAAGAAATGGAGCAAAGGTTTAACGAGTTTTTAAAGTTACTTAACGAAGAGTATGACTTAGTATTTAAAGAGCTATTTGGGGGAGGACGTGCTGCCTTAGAAAAAGTTGTTGGAGAAGATCAAAAAGAGGGAATTGAGATTATTGTGGAGCTTCCAGGGAAAAAGCGCCAACCTTTGGGGCTTCTTTCCGGTGGCGAAAGGGCTCTGGCCTCAATAGCCTTGCTTTTTGCCCTGTTTAATCTAAAACCGTCACCTTTTTGCGTTTTGGATGAAATTGATGCCGCTTTAGATGAAGCAAATGTTCAGCGTTTTGCTGCTTACTTAAAAAAAATTGGGGAAAGAAACCAGGTGATCCTTATCACCCACCGGCGGGGAAGTATGGAAGTCTGTGCAAAGTTAATTGGCATTAGCATGCAAGATGGATGTTCCAAAGTTCTTTCGCTTCCCATGGAAAATATTAAAGCAGGGTAA
- a CDS encoding adenosylhomocysteinase: MSIIRDRKLAPLGQQKINWVKNYMPVLNYLKNELLGEKPLSGKKITMSIHLEAKTAYLALILRDLGAEVAVTGSNPLSTQDEIAAALVEEGLEVFAWHGATPSEYEEHLIKALEIKPDIIIDDGGDLVHILHHVRPDLALNVIGGAEETTTGVHRLRILEKKNALKFPMIAVNDALTKHMFDNRYGTGESSLTALMATTNLLIAGKNLVVAGYGWCGKGVAQKARGLGARVIVTEVNPIRALEAYMDGFEVTDSLTAAKIGDIFITVTGCKDVFRGRHFEVMKNGAILANAGHFNVEINLDELKAMAVEIREVRPKVTGYILPDGRQLNVIAEGRLVNLAAGQGHPAEIIDLSFSLQLLAVLYLLEKHDELLPKVYNLPNELDEKVALYKLKSLNIEIDKLTDDQKEYLFG, from the coding sequence ATGAGCATTATTAGGGATAGAAAGCTTGCTCCTTTAGGGCAGCAAAAAATTAATTGGGTCAAAAATTACATGCCGGTTTTAAATTATTTAAAAAATGAATTGCTTGGGGAAAAACCCTTGTCCGGAAAAAAGATTACGATGAGTATCCATTTGGAGGCAAAAACTGCTTACCTTGCATTAATTTTGCGAGATCTTGGAGCAGAAGTTGCCGTGACCGGCTCAAATCCACTTTCAACCCAGGATGAGATTGCTGCTGCCTTGGTTGAAGAGGGTTTAGAAGTTTTTGCCTGGCATGGGGCTACGCCTTCGGAGTACGAAGAACATTTAATAAAAGCTTTAGAAATTAAGCCCGATATTATTATTGATGACGGAGGAGACCTGGTTCACATCTTACATCATGTTCGCCCGGATTTGGCGCTAAACGTAATTGGTGGTGCGGAAGAAACAACTACGGGCGTCCATCGTTTGCGGATTCTGGAAAAAAAGAATGCCTTGAAATTTCCAATGATTGCGGTAAATGATGCTTTAACCAAGCATATGTTTGATAATCGTTATGGTACCGGGGAATCATCTCTTACGGCCCTCATGGCTACTACCAATTTATTAATTGCTGGAAAGAATCTTGTGGTTGCAGGGTACGGCTGGTGTGGTAAAGGTGTAGCACAAAAAGCCCGGGGACTTGGTGCGCGGGTGATTGTTACAGAGGTTAATCCCATTCGTGCTTTAGAAGCCTATATGGATGGTTTTGAAGTTACTGATTCGCTGACCGCTGCTAAAATAGGAGATATCTTTATAACAGTTACCGGTTGCAAAGATGTGTTCCGGGGAAGACATTTTGAAGTAATGAAAAACGGTGCAATTCTTGCCAATGCCGGTCATTTTAATGTGGAAATCAACCTCGATGAGTTAAAAGCTATGGCAGTGGAAATCCGCGAAGTGAGGCCAAAGGTAACCGGTTATATCCTCCCTGATGGCCGGCAGCTTAACGTTATTGCCGAAGGCCGTTTGGTAAACTTGGCTGCGGGACAAGGGCATCCGGCGGAAATTATAGATCTTTCTTTTTCATTACAGCTCTTGGCGGTTTTGTATCTTTTGGAAAAACATGATGAATTATTACCTAAAGTTTATAATTTACCAAACGAACTTGATGAAAAAGTTGCTCTATATAAATTAAAATCGCTTAATATCGAAATAGACAAGTTAACCGATGACCAAAAAGAATATTTATTTGGTTAA
- a CDS encoding acyl carrier protein — MAGVFERVKKIIVDQLGVEEDEVTMEASFIDDLGADSLDIVELIMAFEEEFELEIPDEDAEKIRTVGDAVNYIQERV; from the coding sequence ATGGCAGGAGTGTTTGAGCGGGTTAAAAAAATAATCGTGGATCAATTAGGAGTCGAAGAAGATGAAGTTACTATGGAAGCATCGTTTATTGACGACCTTGGAGCGGATTCATTGGACATTGTGGAGTTAATTATGGCTTTTGAAGAAGAGTTTGAATTAGAGATACCCGATGAAGATGCGGAAAAAATTCGCACCGTTGGGGATGCTGTTAACTATATTCAGGAGAGAGTTTAA
- the rnc gene encoding ribonuclease III, producing the protein MDKENLISLEKILGFNFNNPSILLSAITHPSYAFEHPEEGIEHNERLEFLGDAVLELFISDYLFRTFPQKSEGDLTKLRSRLVCAESLYELAFKINLDKFLRLGKGEFKAGGNQRMSNLANAVEAVIGAVYFDCGIEAAFSFITRLYGEKLKPENLEQLPKDEKTTLQELLQKEKNNVLRYEILLEEGPPHQKIFTAGVIINDKLIATGRGKSKKEAEQEAAKKALELLKNEKEV; encoded by the coding sequence ATGGATAAAGAGAATTTAATATCCTTGGAAAAAATTCTGGGGTTTAATTTTAATAACCCCAGTATTTTACTTTCTGCCATAACCCATCCTTCTTATGCTTTTGAACATCCCGAAGAGGGTATAGAGCATAACGAACGGCTTGAATTTTTGGGAGATGCAGTTTTGGAGCTTTTTATTAGTGATTATTTATTTCGAACCTTTCCCCAAAAAAGTGAGGGAGACTTAACAAAACTACGTTCCCGCCTGGTTTGTGCTGAATCGTTATACGAGCTTGCTTTTAAAATTAATCTCGATAAATTTTTGCGTCTGGGAAAAGGTGAATTTAAAGCAGGAGGAAACCAAAGGATGTCGAATTTAGCTAATGCAGTAGAAGCAGTAATTGGAGCAGTTTATTTTGATTGTGGAATCGAAGCTGCCTTTAGTTTTATTACCAGGCTTTACGGAGAAAAACTAAAGCCAGAAAACCTTGAACAATTACCCAAAGATGAAAAAACCACTTTGCAAGAACTATTGCAGAAAGAAAAAAATAACGTTTTGCGGTACGAAATTTTACTGGAAGAAGGTCCTCCCCACCAAAAAATTTTTACCGCTGGAGTTATTATTAACGATAAGCTGATTGCTACGGGTAGGGGAAAATCAAAAAAAGAAGCTGAACAGGAAGCCGCTAAAAAGGCCCTGGAGCTTTTAAAAAACGAGAAGGAGGTTTGA
- the mtnP gene encoding S-methyl-5'-thioadenosine phosphorylase codes for MSVKIAVIGGTGVYDPKMLNNLSREKVATPYGDIEVTIGELSGKRVAFLPRHGAGHTVPPHLINYRANIWGLKTLGVKQIIATTAVGSLNLNMKGGDFVLIDQFLDFTKNRIYTFYDGGERGVIHTDVTEPYCPELRKIIYNAAKELGYTVHPAGTYVCTEGPRFETAAEIKMFAKLGGDLVGMTSVPEVVLAREAEMCYASISLVTNYAAGISPNPLTHEEVVEMMTAKSEQLKNLIAKTIENLDPDRNCWCQRAVSGQSQLGK; via the coding sequence ATGTCTGTAAAAATTGCAGTAATTGGTGGTACCGGTGTTTATGACCCGAAGATGTTAAATAATCTTTCCAGAGAAAAAGTAGCTACGCCTTATGGCGATATTGAAGTTACGATAGGCGAACTTTCAGGTAAAAGGGTGGCATTTCTTCCACGCCATGGAGCTGGCCATACGGTTCCACCCCACCTTATTAATTACCGGGCCAATATCTGGGGGTTGAAAACGCTGGGAGTTAAGCAAATTATTGCAACGACTGCCGTTGGTTCGTTGAATTTAAATATGAAAGGTGGTGATTTTGTTTTAATTGACCAGTTTCTTGATTTTACGAAAAACCGCATTTATACCTTTTATGATGGGGGCGAACGAGGCGTAATTCATACCGATGTCACCGAACCATATTGCCCGGAATTGCGAAAAATTATTTATAACGCTGCGAAAGAGTTGGGATATACCGTACATCCTGCGGGTACCTATGTTTGTACCGAAGGCCCGCGTTTTGAAACGGCAGCGGAAATAAAAATGTTTGCAAAATTAGGTGGAGACCTTGTGGGAATGACCAGCGTTCCGGAAGTTGTGTTAGCAAGGGAAGCCGAAATGTGTTATGCTTCAATTTCCTTAGTGACCAACTATGCTGCTGGTATTTCACCTAATCCTTTAACCCATGAAGAAGTTGTGGAAATGATGACCGCTAAAAGTGAACAATTAAAGAACCTTATTGCTAAAACTATTGAGAACCTTGATCCCGACCGGAACTGCTGGTGTCAGAGGGCAGTAAGTGGTCAAAGTCAGTTAGGGAAATAA
- a CDS encoding class II aldolase/adducin family protein, producing MKLSVEKLKEKIVRTTQKLCQYGLMFYNWGSLSVYIPEEKVVVITPLTPDMACLSTFDVLIVDMEGNILEGENQAKFNLKLHRQIYNVRPDVRAIIHAHPVHCTALSVLHEPLPVILPEMVRSIGKDVPLLKSVYIDSESYLLEIKEKAFANNAFLLANNGLITMGENLDVCFNLCRIVEKCAEIYLAALKVRNPHTLSSEEINYLKKLF from the coding sequence ATGAAGTTAAGTGTTGAAAAATTAAAGGAAAAGATAGTTAGAACAACGCAAAAACTTTGCCAGTACGGGTTAATGTTTTATAACTGGGGTAGTTTGAGTGTGTATATACCGGAAGAGAAAGTGGTAGTAATTACTCCCCTTACTCCCGATATGGCTTGCTTAAGTACCTTTGATGTCTTAATTGTGGATATGGAGGGGAATATTTTAGAGGGAGAAAATCAAGCAAAGTTTAATTTAAAACTCCACCGGCAAATTTATAACGTTCGTCCGGATGTCCGTGCTATCATTCACGCTCACCCCGTACACTGTACTGCACTTTCGGTATTACATGAACCATTGCCGGTTATTTTGCCGGAAATGGTACGGTCTATTGGAAAAGACGTGCCTTTACTTAAATCGGTTTATATTGATTCTGAAAGTTATTTGTTAGAAATAAAGGAAAAAGCTTTTGCCAATAATGCTTTTTTGCTGGCCAACAATGGTCTTATTACCATGGGAGAAAATCTTGATGTCTGCTTTAACCTTTGTCGAATTGTAGAAAAATGTGCAGAAATATACTTAGCGGCATTAAAGGTACGTAACCCACATACTTTAAGTTCGGAAGAAATTAATTATCTAAAAAAACTTTTTTGA
- the fabF gene encoding beta-ketoacyl-ACP synthase II has translation MKRVVVTGLGLISPLGIGIKENWDNLMKGVSGVREVSSFDTTGFATRIAAEVRDFDPLKFIDKKEARRMDRFTQFAVAATKLAIEDAGLELSKINPERAGIFIGSGIGGIKTLEEQAAILREKGPDRVSPFFVPMMIANMAGGQIAITFGLTGPNETIVSACASGANAVGDAFRCLQRGEVDVAIAGGAEAAITPLSFAGFCSMKAMSTRNDEPEKASRPFDKDRDGFVMGEGAGILILETLEHALARGARIYGEIVGYGVTSDAYHITAPDPEGKGAARAMELALKDARLNPEDIDYINAHGTSTPLNDKVETLAIKKVFGDHAYKLMVSSTKSMTGHLLGAAGGIETIYSILAVFFNQVPPTLNCDEPEEGLDLDYVPNTGRDTVVKAALSNSLGFGGHNVSLIVKKFNG, from the coding sequence ATGAAAAGGGTTGTAGTTACTGGTTTGGGTCTAATTTCCCCGCTTGGTATTGGGATTAAAGAAAATTGGGATAACTTAATGAAAGGAGTATCGGGGGTTAGAGAAGTAAGTTCCTTTGATACCACTGGCTTTGCAACCCGTATTGCTGCTGAAGTTAGGGATTTTGACCCTTTAAAATTTATTGATAAAAAAGAAGCCCGGCGCATGGACCGTTTTACTCAGTTTGCTGTTGCGGCAACTAAATTGGCAATCGAAGATGCGGGGCTTGAGCTCAGTAAAATTAATCCTGAAAGAGCAGGAATATTTATTGGAAGTGGAATTGGTGGGATAAAAACTCTGGAGGAGCAGGCTGCTATTTTACGGGAGAAGGGGCCAGACCGAGTCAGTCCTTTTTTTGTACCTATGATGATTGCCAACATGGCTGGGGGGCAGATAGCAATTACCTTTGGCTTAACCGGCCCCAATGAAACGATTGTTTCAGCGTGTGCTTCGGGAGCTAATGCGGTGGGGGATGCTTTTCGCTGTTTGCAAAGGGGCGAGGTTGATGTTGCCATTGCCGGTGGTGCGGAAGCAGCGATAACTCCTCTCTCTTTTGCCGGGTTTTGTTCTATGAAAGCTATGTCTACGAGAAATGACGAGCCGGAAAAAGCTTCCCGGCCTTTTGATAAAGACCGGGACGGGTTTGTTATGGGTGAAGGTGCCGGAATTTTGATATTAGAGACTTTGGAACATGCCCTGGCCCGCGGAGCACGGATTTATGGAGAGATTGTGGGGTATGGCGTTACGAGCGATGCATACCATATCACCGCTCCTGATCCTGAAGGAAAAGGTGCCGCCCGAGCAATGGAGTTAGCCCTGAAAGATGCCCGGTTAAATCCCGAAGATATCGATTACATTAATGCTCACGGGACTTCGACGCCATTAAATGACAAAGTAGAAACTTTAGCAATAAAAAAGGTTTTTGGTGATCATGCTTACAAGCTGATGGTAAGCTCAACGAAGTCGATGACGGGGCATTTGTTAGGAGCGGCCGGGGGGATAGAAACCATTTATTCGATTTTGGCAGTATTTTTCAATCAAGTTCCCCCTACTTTAAATTGCGATGAACCGGAGGAAGGATTAGATCTTGATTATGTTCCCAATACCGGTCGGGATACGGTGGTAAAAGCTGCCCTTTCTAACTCATTGGGATTTGGCGGTCATAATGTAAGTTTAATTGTAAAAAAATTTAACGGGTGA